tcatgaaaaaaggaatcatagtttttatttttttttgctgcAAGGAGAAAAGGTCAACTTATGTTAAGTATCTCAGTAAAACATACAATATTTTTACTCCCATACCGTAAGGATGGCCAACTTTCTTCTAAAAATTAGTTATGTAAATGTAAGCAAGCATTGAATTAGTGCCcccaaaatgattttttttcttctttcaatcCAAGAACAATGACTGCCAGAAACAACAAAAATTATGTTCAAAATTGAGGGACAAAGAGAAAAATAGGAGTTAAGTTCTAAAGCAATTACGCGCAGACATACACAACAACGCAAAAGTGCATTACCTCGAACATGGAACGGGCGACCTCCTTGGCGCGGCCGAGCAGCGAGAGGCTGCCCCTGCAAGAGTGCACGGTCTGGAACTGGTCGATCCGGAGCTTGAGGGAGATCCAACTGCCTTCGAAGTAGATGAAGTCGGAGGAGGAGGGGTCGAGCCTGATGGTGTCGACGTTGAACCAGACGAGGTAGCGGCGGATCTGGACGCCCTGGACCTCCTCGATGGCGCCGTATTTGACGACGCCCGACACGCGGGGCTCGTAGTACACCACGTACTCGAAGTCGACGTAACAGGCGCCGTAGAGTTTGGTGACGAACCGGCCGCCGGAggcgagggagaaggactttacgGTGTCCGGGAGGATGCCTGGCGGCAGGCCGTACTCCGAGAGGAGGTCGTAAACGGTAGTGCCGTTCGACAACGAGGCAGGGGACCCTGCGCCGGAAGCGGGGGAGAGCagaaagaggagagggaggaggaggaggaggaggaagaaggagggcGCGTTGGGAAAGGAGAACATGGCGAGTTTGTTGGTGAGGTAGCGACACCGCTTGCCGTGGAGCGATGGAAGATGAGATATAAGTGGTGGTCATCAGATCGGTCCGACACCGAACCGGAAGCCTTGGCGTTGGGTCAGCGAACCTACTTGACCGAACCGTATTGTTAAATAATAtttgcaaaaaataaaataaaatatatcttatatgaaatatatataatatgtaaatGATGTTTTATCTATTTTGGAATcaattattcatggattttttatgtCATCATCGAGTTCTGTACAAagcaattaaatattttttatagtgtATACAGAAGTCTCTATCTCTCCTGACATATTCTAATTACATCATTTTTCTCAGCATATGGATATATCATCTCTaacttatttttatcattttgttttctataaaaaatatttattttataattttacgcATACATCTcgacatttttattttaataataaaatttattttgtttagtactttttcaatataatttttttctcattcaaCCTTGTAATTACGAAGACTTATTctccttaaaaattttaatatcgaaatattttaatctttttatAACACAAATTCGAGTCTTATAACTatgacataaaaaaataaatgagtgtgagGAGAAACAAGACAAGACGGAGAATCAAACATAGAGAAGAAAAGACAAGAACATGATGCAAATAGCAATTGTCGTACTCATGCACACACAACATTGTCAAATTATTTGGATCAAACACCAACATTTAATGGTGAGATGAAACGCCCTTTTTATTACTATTAAAAGTTGTTAATATcatcaaatttattattattattatattttattatttaaaagtgaGTTTGAGAAATACTTCTCCCCATCAAAATATGAGACTTCCGTATTTGTTCtcacaaaattatatatatcat
Above is a genomic segment from Musa acuminata AAA Group cultivar baxijiao chromosome BXJ3-4, Cavendish_Baxijiao_AAA, whole genome shotgun sequence containing:
- the LOC135585000 gene encoding uncharacterized protein LOC135585000 isoform X2, which gives rise to MFSFPNAPSFFLLLLLLPLLFLLSPASGAGSPASLSNGTTVYDLLSEYGLPPGILPDTVKSFSLASGGRFVTKLYGACYVDFEYVVYYEPRVSGVVKYGAIEEVQGVQIRRYLVWFNVDTIRLDPSSSDFIYFEGSWISLKLRIDQFQTVHSCRGSLSLLGRAKEVARSMFESLFLD
- the LOC135585000 gene encoding uncharacterized protein LOC135585000 isoform X1 — translated: MFSFPNAPSFFLLLLLLPLLFLLSPASGAGSPASLSNGTTVYDLLSEYGLPPGILPDTVKSFSLASGGRFVTKLYGACYVDFEYVVYYEPRVSGVVKYGAIEEVQGVQIRRYLVWFNVDTIRLDPSSSDFIYFEGSWISLKLRIDQFQTVHSCRGSLSLLGRAKEVARSMFESIFAPQL